One stretch of Hevea brasiliensis isolate MT/VB/25A 57/8 chromosome 12, ASM3005281v1, whole genome shotgun sequence DNA includes these proteins:
- the LOC110665176 gene encoding transcription repressor OFP4, translated as MGNYRFRLSDMIPNAWFYKLKDMSRGRKQCNSQRSFKKKSFSAKTSSQKSNISQPRYTYYFTTEPCRADKFYNSPVNTKASDTRFPDSPRRSSSNKRSKRKTIYKPSPKLVSSSFPSDCSCHAKVNSVWTKSIAQAHSPVEYSSPLPETSPEPGFHESLLSESEDDDDGFAPNYSFDQEFAACSSSCNCKVSSSTTDIIIDVNGESFKSKTKKIDGFETISEVELPPIFTKPAKFNGEMSQVTKFKRTSSKPEEIKANRSLSVKNVKEERDGTHKEQKSKPVTQRSSPNSVGIRLRVNSPRIASRKIQACARKSLSASRNRTLSESLAVVKSSVDPQKDFRDSMVEMIIENNIRTSKDLEDLLACYLSLNSKEYHDLIVKAFEEIWFDMTDLRL; from the coding sequence ATGGGTAATTACAGGTTTAGATTGTCAGATATGATACCAAATGCCTGGTTTTACAAGCTCAAAGACATGAGCAGAGGCAGAAAACAATGCAACTCTCAGAGGTCTTTCAAGAAAAAATCATTTTCAGCAAAAACATCTTCTCAAAAATCCAACATCTCTCAGCCAAGATACACCTACTACTTCACCACAGAACCTTGTAGAGCTGATAAATTCTACAATTCACCTGTAAACACTAAGGCCTCAGATACTCGTTTCCCTGATTCACCAAGAAGATCATCATCCAATAAAAGAAGCAAAAGAAAAACAATCTACAAGCCTTCTCCTAAGCTTGTCTCTTCATCTTTTCCTTCTGATTGTAGCTGTCATGCAAAGGTCAATTCGGTCTGGACCAAGTCCATTGCTCAAGCTCACTCACCTGTAGAATACTCTAGCCCTCTTCCTGAGACCTCCCCTGAACCTGGCTTCCACGAATCTCTTCTATCTGAATCtgaggatgatgatgatggtTTTGCTCCTAATTACTCATTTGATCAAGAATTTGCCGCCTGCTCTAGCTCTTGTAACTGTAAAGTAAGTTCTTCAACTACTGATATTATCATTGACGTGAATGGTGAATCCTTTAAGAGTAAAACTAAGAAGATTGATGGGTTCGAAACCATTTCTGAGGTGGAGCTACCGCCTATATTCACCAAGCCAGCAAAATTCAATGGCGAGATGAGTCAAGTCACAAAGTTCAAAAGAACATCATCTAAACCGGAGGAGATAAAAGCGAACAGGTCTCTTTCTGTTAAGAATGTAAAGGAGGAAAGAGATGGGACTCATAAAGAGCAGAAGTCCAAACCTGTCACACAAAGATCCTCACCAAATTCTGTGGGGATAAGACTTCGAGTTAACTCTCCAAGAATTGCAAGCAGGAAGATTCAGGCTTGTGCCCGTAAAAGTTTGTCAGCATCAAGAAACAGGACTCTCTCAGAGAGCCTTGCAGTGGTTAAGTCCTCAGTTGATCCACAGAAAGACTTCAGGGATTCAATGGTGGAGATGATCATAGAGAACAATATCAGGACATCAAAAGATTTGGAAGATCTTCTTGCTTGTTACCTTTCACTCAATTCAAAAGAGTACCATGATCTTATAGTCAAGGCATTTGAAGAAATCTGGTTTGATATGACTGACCTTCGCCTGTAA